The genomic interval TGATGAGTAAAAtaacacttttatttttcaacagtCCTACACTACATacttactaagtaaaaaaactcttttattttttttttctcccctacTGGTGTGTAACGTCTCAATGGAAAACCCAAACCAAAttacctatactctaaaaggactagtcaatgatacaattggagctccattggaaccttataaagagcaagaacttcttcttcccaagcaatatgagatctcatacaccacctacctttatccatATCTTATGGGGtgtcacaatctaccccccttaaattcccgacgtcctcttcgggcctatccattgtaggtagcacggctcaagtctcacatttctggttgggatagtctctgataccatttgtaatgccccaataaAAGACTCAAACCACATAGCGAagaattatatacttattgtacaaaaattctacttatcatcctcacaccacacattacagataatttataaattttttttctcttaccaaatgtatagtgtataaataatgagtagaaacactcaattagtttagaaagaataaaacaaaataaattaaaacaagagtggtgtgtgatgtatgggatgatgagtaacaaaactcgtttttgtaatatttttgcTTTCTAAGGGCACTCTCATTGgtttatgcaaatgcaaatccAATTGAgggttttgctaataaagtccCAAAATATGTTGCATTGGattaaacaaatagaaaaagtgaTAACTTTTTACTACAATAAATTAGTTccaaaggaaataaaaaatattttctttcttgcaagctctctctcttccctcgaTTTTGGCTTCTACTtaactctctcttttttttgttttcatttcttcccacGTGTTCTTCCTCTCCAGCAACACTTGTGTTTCGttgtcattctttttttttttcattttttttcttgttgcatTAATAGTAGTAATTGCAATTTTTTCCGTGTAGCATTAAGAGCATTAATTGTTGTATATTAGACGATtgtattaattttcaaattaatgttTGTATCATGAATGGTTGTATACTCCAAGTCTCATAttgtataacattaatatttccaTCTAactcttaatttagaaaaaaaattaatagaacaaaaaaaattgaaaaacaaatattattaactttataatattttattattattttaactaatagatgaataattcaatataagaaTAAGTTTTGAGTGACATGgtcaaatgcaaaatcatgtcatattatgcaaattttatatttgcatttgcataatccaatgctaatgcttgAGGGAGCAAGAAAtgatagcttttttttttttttttttttaatttcaagtcATAAGAAGATCATACCATTTATATAGTtgaaatgataagatttgatttataaaatttaaattattaattttttaaaaaagttaattctTATAATATCGAACTAGAATTCATAagttaaattattacttattttgaaaaatagatttttaaaagaaaaaatgtattataattGAGATGCTACTATAATTACGTCACAATAGTCGCAGCACATATGAAATAGAGTGAGTTTCGTACATGTCAAAACATGAAACATACATGTAAACCCCACTAATATTTAATCCGCACGCATAATATGAAACATGATATATTCTTGCAGCATGGTATATAGTAGCATTATCCAAACCAATTTCATGACTCACTCACTcgcctttttttaataatttgtgctttttgggtattttatgaataataaaaataaataaataaataaaagaatcgACTTGCTCACACATGACACATCCAGAAAAAGAAACTGGAAGTCTGGAATAAAATAAACGTGCTATTTTGAGTAAGTAAAATAAGCCAGGTCATCGAAGCTTATGAACACGCTCGGCACACTTGTCTTACTGAACTAAGGAAGGTGGGCCCGAGAAAAGTTgaactgaaataattttttttcaactagaATGTGTCTGCTGTCTGTGATAGATAGTCTCAGTGGGCTCCAACTTCGTCCAACTCCGCGTCCGAGTCGAAGCTGGCACATCACGTGTCCTAAATGTTGTCACACCAATTTGCCTTATAAAACACTCATTCTCCTCCGTTCCTTGCTAACAACACCAATTTGTCTAGCACCTTGCTCGCTTACGGTCACTCACTCTCGGATGCAAAGTTTTAGCGAATTCTCGGACCCCCATCCATTCGTCTCTAATCCGGCGTATATCGAGAAATCGGAGAGTTCTCCCTTGTCTGATGCTGGCAGCTCCGCCCCAAGAACCACTCACTCGGACGAGGAAGTTATACTGGCCTCAAGCAGGCCCAAGAAACGCGCTGGCAGGAGGATTTTCAAGGAGACGCGACACCCGGTGTATCGCGGAGTCAGGAAGAGGAATAATAACAAGTGGGTCTGCGAGGTGCGTGAGCCTAACAAGACGTCCAGGATATGGCTCGGGACGTACCCCACCGCTGAGATGGCAGCACGGGCACACGACGTGGCCGCTCTAGCTCTGAGAGGAAGGTCGACGTGTCTCAACTTCGCCGACTCGGCGTGGCGGTTGCATTTGCCGGGTTCTAGGGACGCGAAGGAGATAAGGAGAGCTGCGGCGGAGGCGGCGGAGGCCTTTCGGCCAGTGGAGTTCGGCGGGGACTGCGTCGGAGATCTAGGGAAAGAAGAAGTGATCAAGCAATGCCAAGAGAATTACGGAAGTATTGAGAGCTGTGTGCTGGAGGAAACGAAGACTGAGCAGGAAAATGTGTTGTACGTGGACGAAGAGGCACTGTTCAACATGAGGGGCTTGCTAGTGAACATGGCTGAAGGGCTACTACTGTCCCCACCATCTTGCCTAGGAGGTGAAGTCATGGGGAATGACATGGGGCTGGATGCTGAGGTGTCATTATGGAGTTTCACCATCTAAATTTCACGTTTAGAAAAAAGCAGCTTCCATGTCCATCTTCCTTTGACTTCGTTTGAGCAGTGTAAAAGTTGTTCAATTGATATACCGTCAGGGCCTAGCAATAGGAAATGATAGAGATATAGGCAGcgaaaattaaaatatggctTTTAGTAAACTAGTAAATAGAACTATATCATTAATTCAATGTTTGATTCTTTAACATGTTATAAATATACCAAATTATCTGTTTCTTTATCTGTTGTCTAATATCTTTTTCTGTACGTATGTCCGTATAATTCTTTAacaagttataaatatatatataaaaaaaaaaaaaaaggtttgttTATATACCCGTTGTCTAATGTAATAGCTTTCATCGGTtgacaaattaataattttttgtttaaataatattacatacagtattattaagagtaattctacatacaaccgtgaagtacgTAACcgtcgtgtaatcgttttgaaaaagagtagagtctattattaaaaaattaatttttttcatgtgagtcccatgttttattcatttttttcaaaacgattacgtgacggttacgcaattcacgattgtaaatatcttttctctacTATTAAAAGTGCGTAATTTTTGCCGGCAAGGAATGCGGCCTCCACCGCTCCACGTAGCCTAACAAACAGCGGCTGTCAACAAATCAAGTCAAAGCTCTATAACTATTAGAAATCATTCCGAGTAAATTAGTCCAAAATCGATTGAGGTATTCAACGGGTTAATCATACATAGATTCGACTCAAATTTGTAAGGATTCGATTCCAGACACACACtgcttatatatacatacatatatatatatataatatgtggagTATCTTCTTCTATATATGCGGTTTACAGataaatatgaagaaatttCTCCTCCTACTTGGACTTAAATTTGACCTTTGAATCTTTAAGCAACGATTTCAAAGTggaatgaaattaatattttgaatattctaGTCGGAGAAATTCAGATCCACGATTTCCAcaaagccatgcatgcatcgcAGAAGCTGATCGAGAAACATCCACTACTCTTccttttcatctccaaaattGAACAGCAGGTGCATGCAATACTAAATCCCATCTAACACACATGGTGCATGGCTGGTGATCGTGGTGCATGTGAGATTATTGCACATGCGTTGGTAGCTAATATTCCAGGGCCCGTACGTACTGCGCCCAATAGCTAGCTGGTGATTCATGTTGTAATCTCTGCTTTCGCGATCTGCAGCTTAAGTTGCAATCCAAGttctgtacgtacgtacgtacctgtGTTTTCCCATGTTAAACAGTACAGGTTCAAATAACTTcattttttgaattcaaaatcaACATATGATATATCTGTTGgtttaattttggatttggaAATCGATATTCTGAGAAGAAGTGTTGAGTGAAAACGAACCTCTTTTTTATCAACTACATAAGATGAACCACATGCTTCACTAACTTCTAATTTGGGAAGTAGCCGTCGGTTTTTAAGATTGTTTGCATTTTCTAAACAAAATGCAAAGCAAAATGCTGGATTAGTAATAGATTTGATATCTGTTTTACCTATCATAAAAGATTAGGTCAATGGATTCATCATCTTAATAAGCTTTTAAAAATGTTGGGGGCTAAAGCCCCGGCGCCTGACAATTAATATTGGCTATaagttccatttttttcaacGGGAAAATTGAGTTTCGCGCTTAGTTTGTCTATTTTGTATTCAATAATCGTTTGTtttttaagatgagttgagattaaagttaaaaaattgaataaagtattgttagaatatattttttaatattatttttattttaaaatttaaaaaagttaaattgtttattttattttatattgaaagttaaaaaaattataataattagataatatgagatgagttgttttctaaaaataaacgagacctaaattgACTGATTATGTGTCACAACAAAAATCTTGACAAAATAAGCTTGAGAACTCATTgatctttcattaaaaaataaaataaatattacacgTAAAAAATTACGTGCAATATATATCGGAGAATCCACCGACCTAATCTTTTATCAAGAACAGGATGGTTAAATAATGAATTCCACTGTTAATATCCATACAAAAACTTTCAAAGTCCGCATTTAACTTGCTTGCAAAATACAAGGAAAAACTCGTTggacattatattatatactagcTTGGTAATCAACCCAAGCAATGACATCATGTTGAACACAGACCCTACAAAAATGCTTGTCAcgaaaaaataattcttcactACAACGTTTGCAACGAGCCGTTGTACTTAGGTTACAACATGAATCATGTGAAGATAGGGTTAGATGTCCagataaattgaattaaattataaataatagtattttatcggctaatatattattgagatagatttaatatttttaaatagagatgaattttaatttttaaattaaaatgtataaaatatgtagagctcagtttatttatttatttattttttttaaattgaaagaaggaaaattgaAAACACAACTTTAAGTAGAGCTAATGCATTTTCGCCTCTGTAGTTCCCAATTACAAGTTGAGATTGTAATCATTCATTCAtcacgcacacgcacacgcacacgcacgTCAAACTGGCCCGACAAACACATAAACTCAAAGTAAATCTTTGCCGCCGATTGTTCCTGAGATAATCGGGTTATAGGATGGACGTGACGTGGAGTGTGGGAATGGAAATAGGGAAAGCATCTGGACTCCTGGAGACCGGACCCAGGCTAAGTTTTGTCCTTAAAATAGTAGAAAATAGAAAGTTATCatacaatgaattattattttttattattttaacgaGTTGCGCCGAATAAACATGGTCGTACTTGTCATGTCATTCGATGACACCACGACGAATTGATGTCTTGTCCACGTTAAAAGGCCGGAAGATGTGGGAGCCATCCCTCCGTTTTAACGCAGGAGAAATAACAAAAGAGTAATAATCCatacaataattatataatttattataaaaagtaatatatatttatcatttttcctaacaaaaatgataatttttttaaagagaaatattttgaatttcgaATTTATGATCTAAAAATTATTCTGaatggaattattttttttactgaataattaaaaaatattttttaatgatgttgtgaattttttatttttttaaaaaattatttatgatgattaaaaaaatatatgaaaaaaaagaaaaaaaagaagaaaaagaagaaaaaaatttattctttttaaaataattttttagtccGAATTCGACATCCGTAACagaactttttttaaaatggtatGATATTAAAACTGCACATGGAACTTAAAAGTAAATGAAGTTAGTTTGTCGCTtctctgtttgtttgtttgttttgttttatttttttttttaacattggaggaaggatggaaCTCAGGATCTCAATTTTAaagatttgggtgttttttttttaacattagaGGAAGGATGGAACTCAGGATCTCAATTTTAAAGATTTGGATGTTATGCCATCAGAACATAGACTTTTGACAAATGTAACTAGCCGTCATGACCATCATTGATCATACAAACCTCGACTTGAGTTTTCTTTTCATTGTGTTGGTCTATCACCCTACCTCCTATCATCTattattggaagaaaaataatacttgTAATTGCGAGTACATGAGTatcgcgtaattattttaaaaaaagtaaataaatataagattcatataaaaaaattaatttttaaaaagtaaatttcactcatttttaaagcgactgcataGTACTTATGCATTTCataactgtatgtagcattactcaaatatcttaacttaaatcatttcattactatttataaattgtttttatCCTATGTAAAATCTCATCTCGACATCATTctcttgaattttgaaaaaggagTTTGAAGAAACTATCGAACGCTAGCGCTAGTCCTAGCCTATATTTagaggaaataataattttatgcatcagccactatttattttcacactCCACATCTATAGGTgttaagtatttatatttgagtagaatttaatgttaaaatgaaataagctaagatgagattatatggaaccaactcaacatccaaacgggacaTAAGCTATCCTTCACATTTCACTCATTCCTTGGACAAGACTAAATAGACAAGTTTAGTTTACCATCATCAATATGACAATACCGAAAGTCCTTTACCATGTGTGATGGTAGTGGACATTCAGAAAAATTGCTATCACGGATGCTAAGGGGTGCAAAAATTAGGGGTGTGCATTGAATATGAATCCGGATATCTGAAAATATCAGGATTCGTACCCAAATTTTAAAAACCATGCAAATACTCGTCCGGATAAAACTAGTTACAACTCAGGCAAGTATCCAGTTgtaactctactttttttttaactctactttttttatacGTTTTGCATGTAcaaaaacgatgtcgttttaaaacaaaaattctatatttaaaaacaaacaccTAGTTATGGATAATCGGTTAAATAACCGAATCCGAGTAGATAGAAAACTATTATACTCGCTTGGGTCCAATCCGGACGGATAATCGCTCGGATTCACTTGgattttcaagtttcaaaccagactagaaaataaaaataaataaaaaaataaaatcagttagGATGCATACCCCTAACAAAAATGATTGAAAGTGTAGTTTCTAACCATGCTAATTGATGCAACgcaatttaagtaatttttaaagcaaacaattaaaataaaaagtcacaTAGGATATACAATATTACGAATCAGGTAATAAACCTATAATGAATAATATAATTCCTTTAAAAGATTTTATCCAACTGTTGACATGGCAATGCTTTCAAAAGCACTGCCACATTGATAAACCAATATGATTTGTAAAGAGTGCTATTAGATACAATCCTAGAGTATGTAAGCTTCGCACACACCCTTCAAAAGTCACTCTAGATACAATCCTAGGGTGATATTTGATTATGGCAAACGACCCATAACTAATGGTAATTGTTGGGGATAAAATCAATAGCTAAGAATCTAGTCCAAAAAGGAAGTCAATAAGACATAAGGCAAGTTGTCTCGAACTCTTAAAAGAAAGCACCTCATAAGGTAAGTAGGATTCAGTCACTCTAAGGAATGAAATAGATCTTTATAAAAATAGGAGATCTCTAAAAATCAAATAGACTTTCTTTACGAGTTCTCTACACACGGTCTCCACCACGCATAGTGACTCTAAAGAATTTTCTCTCAAGGGaggtgtgaaagggaaaaatgcACCAGTCCCAAAATAGTTTTCATGGCCCAGCCCACCAAAAAGGTaatcactagaagacaaaatatgagagaataAGAGGAGACAATAAAGGATTAGGAGATGAGGGTGTCAGGAGGTATAGAGATGTCAAGAGAAAGTGGGAAACGGAGAGGGGTTCATACACGTAAAGCATACATCTCTCACCACAACCGAAGTGCACGCATGAAGAGTGTCAGATAAAAGGGGTAAGGTGCCTACGGTTTCAACAACTTCTTTTCGGTTAGGACTTCTTCTGACTCTTCAGTTCTTCtttgacttcttcttcaacttgaGAGCTCTAGAGAGAACTTCTTCCCCAGCAAATAGATCTACAGCTCTCATTGTACAATGAGAAATGTGAGGCTATGAGAGATtgttaaaaaacatattatagtggaatctccCCTCCTCCAAACCCTTATGGACGTAGACCTAGTGCTGAACCATATAAATTTGTGTGTTCATCTCCTCTTATTTACtctgcatttaaatattgttcaccGCCATGAATCTATGCACCGACACCGTTCAGCAGCACCGGACCACTGCCAGAGGCTCCATACCTCACTAAGCGATGCACTGTTCAGAAGATCTTAGCTGTTGCAACCTGGCCCAAAGGCGTGTGAAACACAATGTTAACAATAGCGCCGTCTGTGAGATCATTAACAGTGGCGCCTAAAGGTCACCTTATCCCTCTCGCAATATAGTGCGGGTTACTACTCAGCTACCAGAAGAAAAGTTCTTACCTTTTTCGTAAGCGTCAATGGGCAGGAGCGGGTTCAGTAACAGACTGCCCGAACAAGTTACCTTCTTGTGAGATACCATGGGAAAAAGTAGGCTTAAAGGTCCTATCCCCTTGCAGTGGAGAGCGTGATCAACTATACGGCTGCCTGAATAACTTACCCCAACTCCTGCTATGACAAAGTGTGGGATCAGCGCTAGCCTAACCCAAACTTATTGTTTCCTGCGGTGTCAAAGGGCGGGAGTGGGTCCAGAGCAAACTGCCCAAACAACCTACCCCCCGTGAGAAGCAAAGGGATGGGATGAGCAAAAGATCGTCTTTCCGACCTCTCCCCGATGGAGAGCGGGACGAGTATATGGACCGCTCGAATAACGAAGAGAAAGAGACGAACATCACCAACGGAATCTCCATCAACGGAACCTTCGTCAATTGAATCTCCATCAGCAATTTACCTCTCGCGGAAGAGTGCGGGTCTGCCCTTGGCCACCCAAAGACAGAATAACGACCAACGGACTCTACATCAGTGAAATCTCTATCAGCAAGTTACCTCTACGCGTGGCAAAAGGGATGcgtgtaatgcctaaggctaCTCTATTCCTTTCGCGGATGAGTGGGGGTTAGCCTTTGGCTACCCGAAGAATAAATCTCTAGCAAAATCTCTACCTACAAAATCTCTACCAATGGAATCTCCAACAATGGAACGTCATCTCCAGCAACAAAATACCAAACAGATAGCGCCTCAGACCCTCACCACACCTCGGCAAGACAGCTCAGGTTTGTGAATTTCACACTCGTGATTGAAAAGTATTTGCGCCAACAGGTTTAACTTTTATAACATCTTCTACTTACCTTCCCTTGAGAGTCAACAGGCGGATCCAGCCTTAAGGCAACCTAGCCTGCCTTACAACAAAGTGTAGGTCCAGTCTTCCAACTGCCCGACATCACTTTTGAGACAACATCTTCACCAGAAGATGCCGGGTGTTCATGCTCGTGCTACAACCGTTGCCAGCGTGTTACCTTCGTGAACGAGCCTTCGGAGTTAATGAGGCTCCAAGCTCCACAACCGCCTGAAGTGGACCCAGAGAGTCGACGGGCTCCCTGACAACTTCACACAGGTTACAACAAACATACTCTAACACTAACCGCAAATTCAAATCggaaaagaaaatttcaccAACGTCATCGAAAGCAAGGACGTTAGAAGAACGTACACCCTTCAACAAAACTTAGGTCAAGTCCAGTCTTACGAACTGCTCAAccctttactatttttttataaaagtcaaCAGGCAGGAAAGGTCAAGGACCATCGGGCCTCTCAAGTGTCCGAATAGGCGGGTAAGTCACTTGACTGCTCGGCCAACATTCGTACACGCTCCGTGTGGTCGAGTCTATCTCCTACTTACCTCGCCGAGACTGGTTTCGTGCTCGCACTCCATACGGTCGAGCCTACCTCTCGTTTACCTCGCTAGGACAGGGTTCGAGCTAGAGCTTTGTGTAGTCATGCCTACCTCCCACTTACCTCACCAGGAAGGGCTTCGCACTAACACTCTGTGCGGTCACGCCTACCTCTCGCTTACCTCTGCATACCCGACCAATTTTCGTAAGCCCTCTATGCGGTCGAGCCTACCTCCTGCTTACCTCACCAAAGGCTTCATGGCTTCGTGCTCACACTCCATGCGGTCGAGCCTACTGCCTGCTTACCTTGCCAAGACGGGCTTCGCGCTAGCACTCGGTGCGGTCAAGCCTACCTCCAACTTACCTCACCAGGGCGTGCACATGCCTTGCGCATCTTATGCGGTTAAGCCCATCTCCCACCTATTCCCACTTTCGAAAATGTTTACAGTTTAATGCAAGAAGAACGAGTGACCAGGGCCAGTTCCCAAAATTCATTTCTTTACAGATGGAGGCAGATCAGTTCGATTACATATTTTACCTTTAAAAGATTATTAAGGTCACAAATTGCCCTTAAGAATCGTTGACAACTGTGAAGAGGTAAAATGCACCAGACCCAAAAAAGTTTTGAAGGCCTAGCCCATAAGGAGGGTCATCACTAGAAGATAAAATACgagagaatgagatgagacaaGATGAGACTAGGGGTGAGGGTGTCAGGAGGCATGGAGGTGTCaggagaaagagggagagggagagggggtcAGACAAGCAAAGCAGACATATCTCCCCACTACCGAGGTGCATGCATGAAGAGGGTCAAATAAAAAGGGTAGGGTACCTACGGTTTCAATGATTTCTTTTCAGTTGGGACTTCTTCTGACTCTTctgttcttcttaaaattatttttcaaccagAGAAATCCAGAGAGAACCTCTTCTCCTGCAAATAAATCTACAGCTCttattgtacagtgagaaatgagaggctatgagagactgtaaaaaaatatattctagtGGAATCTCCCCCTCCCCCAAATCGCCGTCGACATAGGCCTAGCGCCGAACTATATAAATTTGTGTGTTtatctcttcttattttttttgcatttaaatactGTTCACATCCATGAATATATGCACCGACATCGTATAGTCGCACTGAACCACTGTCGAGGGCAACGTACCTTACAGAGCAATGCACTGTTTGGGATACATGACCACATATATCTCAGTACAATGGGAGAACTTAGGATTTCaaaaggttgaagatgatgcaTCATCTTAACATTGTGTTTCGCATGCCTTTAAGCCATGTTCCAGCATCCGAACGATCGATTGTCaggcaaacgttcatgcaagcAGACATTTTTTGAGGCCCATCCTTGTTGGTCGTTACTACAAATTTCACTGATCCTTCTTAAGCATCACACACGGAGATCTCTCTTGCATTACACCGCAGCCAGAAACTAGTGACaaactttcactatttttttttctacaatttATCTCTATCATGCCTTGATTTAAAGATACTCAAGACCTTCTTGCTAAGCAAATTGACCTTAATAATCGAGGACATACTGTTGGGGATAAAATCAAAGA from Juglans regia cultivar Chandler chromosome 2, Walnut 2.0, whole genome shotgun sequence carries:
- the LOC109011566 gene encoding dehydration-responsive element-binding protein 1A-like — its product is MQSFSEFSDPHPFVSNPAYIEKSESSPLSDAGSSAPRTTHSDEEVILASSRPKKRAGRRIFKETRHPVYRGVRKRNNNKWVCEVREPNKTSRIWLGTYPTAEMAARAHDVAALALRGRSTCLNFADSAWRLHLPGSRDAKEIRRAAAEAAEAFRPVEFGGDCVGDLGKEEVIKQCQENYGSIESCVLEETKTEQENVLYVDEEALFNMRGLLVNMAEGLLLSPPSCLGGEVMGNDMGLDAEVSLWSFTI